A stretch of Podospora bellae-mahoneyi strain CBS 112042 chromosome 5, whole genome shotgun sequence DNA encodes these proteins:
- a CDS encoding hypothetical protein (EggNog:ENOG503P2F1), translated as MRYDDWDVILFPTGRDAKIPFKEFKVACHAIPDVELSHIHGSAGMSVMMPVMTCFVPSLPAGSSFQISLHCWRNPEISQFTRTYSKHMELVKYEARILLDGRLVASTVLDRKVNGPHLITSTFEFTKTGELERLKFPHFRRELMFQSHWNPADDIGRIKVVISEGFPRDSLSVPIERVKNVVAFSFQHAPLEILEANGIAWPNPSMWRRPSANPSMPVPTYQTNDGAELHSHSPRRKSMLLRNVKSQGFPTPPIPGSIFQPQTTSEYLGSSTFPTPLLPRTSVNTYADPFSSSSAYMDWVNSMSSIVNSGQSSDSNNSFKAFWSSSTMQARKQTSDISMPDYSATMDEVDDMKVPTNTPTALDLDHQYHLPQHRHDASLLPPNLASSLAQSLLNQPIPLPSSEVKSKKETRHHLGMGLGEVDPNTAFRMGTPIPGSGGAACHSARSSSTTSSSEECGDRGGLFGDKGKENAAPSTLPDQTVFSGSSRSTSGGELCYNSGVKRNRTFTPASARAIDDEDEPRRASPHVRVADYASDSETLGTSVA; from the exons ATGCGCTACGACGACTGGGATGTCATCCTTTTCCCGACTGGCCGAGACGCCAAAATTCCCTTCAAAGAGTTCAAGGTCGCCTGCCATGCGATTCCCGATGTCGAGTTGTCCCACATTCACGGCTCAGCTGGTATGTCGGTAATGATGCCGGTAATGACCTGCTTTGTCCCGAGTTTGCCGGCCGGGTCCTCGTTCCAGATATCCCTTCACTGCTGGCGCAACCCTGAGATCAGCCAATTCACCCGGACTTACAGCAAGCACATGGAGCTAGTCAAATATGAGGCCCGCATTCTCCTCGACGGACGCTTGGTTGC TTCGACTGTCCTTGACCGCAAAGTCAACGGCCCACATCTTATCACTAGCACATTTG AATTTACCAAAACCGGCGAGCTTGAGCGACTCAAGTTTCCGCATTTCCGTCGCGAACTTATGTTTCAGAGCCACTGGAATCCCGCGGACGACATTGGTCGAATCAAGGTCGTGATCAGCGAAGGCTTCCCTCGGGACTCCCTCTCAGTTCCCATTGAGAGAGTCAAGAACGTCGTGGCATTTTCCTTTCAGCATGCTCCTCTTG AGATTCTCGAGGCCAATGGCATCGCATGGCCCAATCCTTCAATGTGGCGACGTCCTTCCGCGAACCCTTCGATGCCAGTCCCCACATACCAAACCAACGATGGAGCAGAGCTTCACAGCCACTCTCCACGCCGCAAGTCAATGCTTCTTCGCAACGTCAAAAGCCAAGGGTTCCCTACTCCTCCAATACCGGGCAGCATCTTCCAGCCCCAAACAACGTCAGAATATCTTGGCAGCTCAACATTTCccacccctcttcttccccgtaCTTCTGTCAATACGTATGCGGACCCTTTTagttcatcatcagcatACATGGACTGGGTAAACTCCATGAGCTCCATCGTCAATAGCGGACAGTCAAGCGATTCAAACAActctttcaaggccttttGGTCGAGCTCTACGATGCAGGCGCGCAAGCAAACAAGTGACATTAGCATGCCGGATTATAGCGCCACCATGGACGAAGTCGATGACATGAAAGTTCCAACCAATACGCCTACAGCCCTGGATCTAGATCATCAATACCATCTGCCTCAGCATCGCCACGATGCGTCGCTGCTGCCCCCGAATCTTGCATCCAGTCTGGCACAGTCACTCTTGAACCAACCCATTCCGCTTCCCTCGTCAGAggtcaagtccaagaaggAGACCAGACATCACCTGGGGATGGGGCTAGGGGAGGTCGATCCCAACACGGCCTTCCGAATGGGAACACCTATCCCCGGATCAGGGGGTGCGGCCTGCCACTCTGCGCGGTCATCCtccacaacatcatcgaGCGAAGAGTGCGGAGACCGCGGTGGGTTGTTCGGAGacaagggaaaggaaaacgCTGCACCGTCGACGCTACCAGATCAGACGGTTTTCTCTGGTAGTTCGAGAAGCACCTCAGGAGGTGAGCTTTGCTACAACAGCGGTGTCAAGAGGAACAGAACGTTTACACCTGCGAGTGCGAGGGCcattgatgatgaggatgagccAAGAAGGGCTAGTCCCCATGTCCGGGTTGCCGATTATGCTAGTGACAGTGAGACTCTCGGGACGTCCGTTGCTTGA
- a CDS encoding hypothetical protein (EggNog:ENOG503P6E0), translating into MADPLSITASIVGIVAAASKVLSLLGDITDAPRSIADLLNEVYDLRLIFCNLQSFIDRTRQFDPSRLALIQLGDLVAILTRTVIAFSKLESIVRPLCDREKLSTWQLLSWRWQQTAALRVLTQLQRHKISLSLMLQIYQCVTDLEARQKAGALRDHLEQELDDNQGLADRLAGMKLSPELEEMSTAVFDMNDASSALQTPGDRQDPTTADLELAKTGAINTDLPLNTPPDQASTNESEDDDDMTDSEFQLSRAFEVVLFRTWVYRRNEREIVDGVSTINTTRSQAWSILSGITLSKMSTLSIVNLPLTQPEVERFTSLASRSLELRKPVPPTRPSRVDIAIDPRLVKELEAFPKRSPAFCEIIPPRGYWRGYLDATIVGPTVPTLGVCSSSACASRSITL; encoded by the exons ATGGCAGACCCTCTTAGCATTACAGCATCGATTGTCGGCATAGTTGCTGCCGCATCCAAAGTATTGAGCCTCCTTGGTGATATAACCGATGCGCCAAGATCCATCGCCGACCTGCTGAATGAAGTGTACGATCTCCGGCTCATCTTCTGCAATCTTCAATCATTCATTGACCGAACGCGACAATTCGACCCAAGCCGACTAGCCCTTATACAGCTTGGCGACCTCGTCGCTATTCTCACCCGTACAGTCATAGCCTTCTCTAAACTCGAATCTATTGTGCGACCGCTTTGTGACCGAGAGAAGCTGTCAACATGGCAACTTctgagctggagatggcagCAAACTGCAGCCCTGCGAGTTTTGACTCAGCTTCAGCGACACAAGATATCACTCTCCCTGATGCTCCAGATATACCAATG TGTGACTGACCTTGAGGCACGCCAGAAAGCTGGTGCACTCCGTGATCATCTTGAACAGGAACTGGATGATAACCAGGGCTTAGCTGACAGATTGGCTGGCATGAAATTGTCACCAGAGCTCGAGGAGATGAGCACGGCGGTTTTCGACATGAATGATGCATCAAGTGCTCTTCAAACTCCCGGAGACAGACAGGACCCGACTACTGCCGATCTTGAGCTGGCCAAGACTGGTGCGATTAACACCGACCTCCCACTAAACACACCTCCAGATCAGGCATCGACCAATGAAAgcgaagatgacgatgacatGACAGACTCCGAGTTCCAGCTATCAAGAGCCTTCGAAGTTGTTCTGTTCCGAACCTGGGTATATCGTCGAAACGAAAGGGAGATTGTAGACGGGGtcagcaccatcaacaccacgaGATCGCAGGCATGGTCGATACTATCCGGTATTACACTGTCCAAAATGTCAACGCTCTCGATCGTCAACCTGCCACTGACGCAGCCGGAGGTTGAAAGATTCACAAGCCTTGCAAGCAGATCACTTGAACTTCGAAAGCCCGTCCCTCCTACCAGGCCATCGAGAGTTGATATAGCGATTGACCCACGGCTTGTAAAAGAGCTGGAAGCTTTCCCAAAACGCAGCCCAGCCTTTTGTGAAATAATCCCCCCGAGGGGTTATTGG AGGGGTTATTTGGATGCGACTATCGTGGGGCCG ACAGTCCCTACGCTGGGGGTGTGTTCATCTTCAGCCTGCGCTTCCCGATCGATTACCCTTTGA
- the SWR1 gene encoding swr1 complex component (COG:K; COG:L; EggNog:ENOG503NVPE) — MTEIASPSPTHALPPATNGDTNGHHHDEPSCTTHPEPVDLDLEPPETKDSSSEISEFEDDEQVLAKLDQMKQNAINQAPKSNGIDHAHDTPSTDDGPPAKRRRVRDTTPNNTIRKPKVESPPWKKVEAEGPTRLIAEDGRRKSGRINLVNLEQDKRTPRGNNQASPPRRGRGQANGSASANSSTPASGGASKRPIPSSKQAASKASMSKPPPRKSMTQEVRSSARSRRRSTSPRRPTTPTRQSLGTRRSTRRLRDNDDDDDSTSPAAMEFTPRIKLRRPPLTELPLVHRDQANLRPKLGPSFEEYVVRAANIPVEEGGLLITAEDGPRYTDKLVQEDASIILRVEKEVEPGGLLAEERCSVFEPEAEEEPPRQWAHLDHLTRAMSNFRKLMLNEQQRHRATAKRIALACEAEWRRRNPQPKTAEEIEFEEREKSKARWRQVGKAIVGTWENVRIEVNRRRLVEWEAEEQRRVKAALNQAVNLSEQKLQARQTQYDAEEISGEDDDDDEDMDSDMDDEEDISDVSESDKGSEADDESNMSSSEDDDDKESVLSDEGLTQDQLREKYANLPVLESKEVDDSKTDVGTTPADTPHGGPTDMDTSDESVDMDDDLGSSEEEEEDEGSEESDDEPAGLLSLFFKKSELKKLEVEAAPEEPSAEGDGDVEMADVDPSDAPALTEEGGSVMPASEAISTAAEAGEPMSGVLAEVLVENPQSATATATAEHPPPQVDVSATKSTASVSPIPPPADVQPVDEARTFASQAQPVATRVKSEHDVDVSMVDAPIVDEALDAQSTAANHQHSPETEPMTNAHSVSRSQSPRTSDDTKPTDAETPVSTSQLNAAKSDSRELTPQQDAPKTEIPFLLRGTLREYQHHGLDWLAALYANNTNGILADEMGLGKTIQTIALLAHLACHHEVWGPHLVIVPTSVMLNWEMEFKKWCPGFKILTYYGNQEERKRKRQGWTNDDVWNVCITSYQMVLQDQQVFRRRRWHYMILDEAHNIKNFKSQRWQTLLGFNTQARLLLTGTPLQNNLTELWSLLYFLAPPENGEGGFVDLREFHNWFSRPESQILESGREQLDDEARAIISKLHKVLRPYLLRRLKADVEKQMPAKYEHVEFCRLSKRQRELYDGFLSRADTRETLSSGNYMSIINCLMQLRKVCNHPDLFVDRPIMTSFRMQRSVAADYEINERIVRKKLLAEKLMSTVSLSFLNMIPTQYEDMSTSHADRIAQLSALRIFPDLRDAQKIRANNAYHNLDPASVKSNIVYLESAARWGRFEELQHCVYLNALRRQQRPIYGKRLVEMLTLDTHRRPYKQRPKLPQKIMSWFEEDLHFLHSAIPTLQQRAESMETTITKFACVTPAVVTGDLNRFLLGEKGIQAFQEADMRLSAPVKYAPYMPKERPVDPWHEARMRLSIQFPDKRLLQYDCGKLQALDKLLRRLHAGGHRALIFTQMTKVLDILEQFLNIHGHKYLRLDGATKVEQRQILTDRFNHDTRITCFILSTRSGGLGINLTGADTVIFYDQDWNPAMDKQCQDRAHRIGQTRDVHIYRLVSEHTIEANILRKASQKQMLDDVVIQEGEFTTDYFNKISVRDVITTSGEICANENDVAANAAMDRVLGGVESTNPRNVGRVLEQAEDKEDVAAARVAEKEIQEDEADFSEQQPSGVSSARNGTPREGTEPPISATTKPSGLGLFSESADDGEVVEVEEKEVEYNAWGERMQTIDDYMLKFMTAALEGTPLDLPKDKKKSKKKGKDTRKR; from the coding sequence ATGACAGAGATCGCGTCGCCGAGCCCAACACACGCTCTTCCGCCTGCCACTAACGGCGACACCAatggccaccaccatgacGAACCATCATGCACCACCCATCCCGAGCCcgtcgacctcgacctcgaacCGCCAGAGACGAAGGATTCATCCAGCGAAATTAGTGAAttcgaggatgatgaacAGGTCCTGGCCAAGCTCGATCAGATGAAACAAAATGCCATCAACCAGGCTCCCAAAAGCAACGGCATCGACCATGCCCAcgacaccccctccaccgatGATGGGCCACCTGCCAAGCGTCGACGAGTCCGAGATACGACCCCAAATAATACCATCAGGAAGCCCAAGGTCGAATCCCCGCCATGGAAGAAGGTTGAGGCCGAAGGGCCAACCAGGTTGATAGCAGAGGATGGCCGTCGCAAATCGGGGCGCATCAACCTCGTGAACTTGGAGCAGGACAAGCGAACGCCACGGGGAAATAATCAAGCCAGTCCTCCGCGAAGAGGGCGTGGGCAAGCTAATGGTTCTGCAAGTGCAAACAGCTCAACCCCCGCTTCGGGAGGCGCATCGAAGCGTCCGATACCCTCCAGCAAACAGGCAGCATCCAAGGCTTCCATGTCCAAACCTCCACCCCGGAAATCGATGACCCAGGAAGTCCGATCAAGTGCACGAAGTCGTCGACGATCCACATCCCCAAGGCGACCCACCACGCCTACGAGACAATCACTTGGCACCCGCCGCTCCACGCGTCGTCTTCGAGATaatgacgatgacgatgacagTACCTCCCCAGCCGCTATGGAATTCACCCCCCGTATCAAACTCCGCCGCCCACCCCTGACAGAGCTACCTTTGGTCCATCGGGACCAAGCAAATCTACGACCAAAGCTCGGCCCGTCTTTCGAAGAATACGTCGTGCGAGCAGCCAATATTCctgtggaagagggagggctGTTGATCACCGCCGAAGATGGACCTCGATACACTGATAAGCTCGTGCAAGAGGATGCCTCCATCATTTTGCGGGTCGAAAAGGAGGTAGAACCAGGCGGgttgctggcggaggagagatGTTCGGTATTCGAGCCagaagcggaggaggaaccACCACGGCAATGGGCACATCTGGATCACCTTACAAGGGCTATGAGCAACTTTCGTAAGTTGATGCTTAATGAGCAGCAGCGACATCGTGCCACAGCAAAGAGGATAGCCCTTGCATGCGAGGCTGAATGGAGGCGGCGAAATCCGCAACCCAAAACAGCTGAAGAGATTGAGTTTGAGGAGCgagagaagagcaaggcaCGGTGGAGGCAAGTTGGGAAGGCAATAGTGGGGACATGGGAGAACGTCAGGATAGAGGTCAACCGTCGACGGCTTGTGGAAtgggaggctgaggagcagcGGCGCGTCAAGGCTGCGCTGAACCAAGCAGTCAATTTGTCGGAACAAAAGCTGCAAGCCAGGCAAACACAGTACGATGCTGAGGAAATATCaggcgaggacgacgatgatgacgaagatATGGACTCGGATATggatgacgaagaggacATCTCTGATGTTTCTGAGTCTGATAAGGGTTcagaggctgatgatgagagcaacatgtcgtcgtcggaagatgatgatgataaggAATCTGTTCTGTCCGATGAAGGCTTGACGCAAGACCAACTACGTGAGAAATACGCCAACCTACCGGTGTTGGAGTCAAAGGAGGTCGATGATTCGAAAACAGATGTGGGCACAACGCCGGCCGACACTCCACATGGTGGTCCAACTGATATGGACACCAGCGATGAATCGGTAGACATGGATGACGACCTTGGCTCaagtgaggaggaagaagaagacgaaggcAGTGAGGAGTCGGATGACGAACCTGCTGGGCTACTATCCTTGTTCTTCAAAAAGTCTGAGTTGAAGAAACTTGAGGTGGAGGCTGCGCCTGAGGAACCCTCAGCTGAAGGCGATGGAGATGTGGAGATGGCCGACGTTGATCCTTCAGATGCCCCCGCGCTAacggaggaagggggttcTGTGATGCCAGCATCTGAGGCGATTTCAACAGCTGCTGAAGCAGGCGAACCAATGAGTGGTGTGTTGGCAGAGGTTCTGGTAGAGAATCCACAGTCTGCGACAGCAACTGCCACTGCTgaacatccaccaccacaagtcGACGTGTCCGCCACTAAGTCTACAGCGTCAGTGTCTCCAATACCTCCACCAGCCGATGTACAGCCCGTTGATGAAGCTCGTACCTTCGCCAGCCAAGCACAGCCAGTTGCCACCAGGGTCAAATCAGAGCATGATGTCGATGTGTCGATGGTAGACGCACCTATAGTAGACGAAGCCCTCGATGCCCAGTCCACGGCAGCCAACCATCAGCATAGCCCCGAGACGGAGCCAATGACCAATGCCCACAGTGTATCTAGAAGCCAATCGCCAAGGACATCCGACGACACCAAACCAACTGACGCAGAAACGCCCGTATCGACATCACAGCTCAATGCCGCAAAATCTGACAGCAGAGAGCTCACTCCACAGCAAGATGCCCCAAAGACAGAAATACCCTTTCTGCTTCGTGGAACGCTGCGTGAGTATCAACATCACGGGCTGGATTGGCTGGCAGCCCTTtatgccaacaacaccaacggAATTCTCGCCGATGAAATGGGCCTGGGCAAGACCATCCAGACCATCGCGTTGCTGGCGCATCTGGCATGCCATCACGAAGTGTGGGGTCCACATCTCGTCATTGTCCCAACAAGTGTCATGCTCAACTGGGAGATGGAGTTCAAGAAGTGGTGTCCTGGCTTCAAAATTCTCACCTACTATGGTAACCAAGAAGAGCGCAAGAGAAAACGACAGGGGTGGACCAATGATGACGTGTGGAACGTTTGCATCACATCATATCAAATGGTGCTCCAAGACCAACAGGTGTTCCGGCGCAGGCGATGGCATTACATGATTCTCGACGAGGCTCACAACATCAAGAACTTCAAATCTCAGCGGTGGCAAACACTGCTTGGCTTCAACACGCAGGCTCGTTTGCTCCTGACGGGTACCCCTCTGCAAAACAATCTGACAGAGCTCTGGTCACTTCTTTACTTTCTTGCCCCCCCCGAaaatggcgagggaggcttCGTTGATCTCAGGGAGTTTCATAATTGGTTCTCTAGGCCAGAATCACAAATCCTTGAGAGCGGACGAGAGCAACTGGATGATGAAGCACGGGCTATcatctccaagctccacAAGGTCCTTCGACCatacctcctccgccgtctgAAAGCCGATGTCGAGAAACAGATGCCGGCCAAGTACGAGCATGTCGAGTTCTGTCGTCTTTCCAAACGCCAGAGAGAACTCTACGATGGCTTCTTGTCCCGGGCTGACACCCGTGAGACCTTGTCATCTGGCAACTACATGTCTATCATTAACTGTCTGATGCAACTGAGGAAGGTCTGCAACCATCCGGATCTCTTCGTTGATCGCCCTATCATGACTTCGTTCCGCATGCAACGTTCTGTTGCAGCTGATTACGAGATCAACGAGCGTATTGTCAGGAAGAAGTTgttggccgagaagctgaTGAGCACAGTAAGCCTCAGCTTCCTCAACATGATCCCAACACAGTACGAGGACATGTCCACGTCCCATGCCGATCGCATCGCTCAGCTTAGCGCGCTCCGTATCTTTCCCGATCTGAGAGATGCGCAAAAGATTCGGGCCAACAACGCTTACCATAACCTGGATCCAGCGTCTGTCAAGTCAAATATTGTGTATCTTGAGAGCGCCGCCCGGTGGGGTCGGTTTGAAGAGCTTCAGCATTGCGTCTATCTGAACGCCCTCCGTCGTCAACAACGTCCCATTTACGGGAAGCGTCTTGTCGAGATGCTAACGCTCGACACTCATCGTCGACCATACAAGCAGCGACCAAAGCTCCCTCAAAAGATTATGAGCTGGTTTGAAGAGGATCTGCACTTCTTGCACAGTGCAATCCCTACTCTTCAACAACGAGCAGAGTCGATGGAGACGACCATCACCAAGTTTGCATGTGTCACTCCGGCAGTGGTCACTGGTGATTTGAACAGGTTCCTACTTGGGGAAAAGGGCATCCAAGCATTCCAGGAGGCAGATATGAGGCTTTCAGCACCAGTCAAGTATGCTCCCTACATGCCCAAGGAGCGGCCTGTTGATCCTTGGCACGAGGCCCGGATGCGCCTCAGCATCCAGTTCCCCGACAAGCGTCTCCTCCAGTACGACTGCGGCAAGCTCCAAGCGTTGGACAAGCTCCTGCGCAGGTTGCATGCCGGCGGTCACCGAGCACTTATCTTTACCCAAATGACAAAGGTTCTCGACATTCTAGAGCAGTTCCTCAACATTCATGGCCACAAATATCTGCGTCTTGATGGTGCAACAAAGGTTGAACAGCGTCAAATTTTGACGGACCGCTTCAACCACGACACTCGAATCACTTGCTTCATTCTTTCAACCCGTTCCGGCGGTCTTGGTATCAATTTAACGGGTGCCGACACAGTCATTTTCTATGACCAAGACTGGAACCCGGCCATGGACAAACAATGTCAAGATCGAGCTCATCGTATCGGTCAGACCCGCGATGTGCATATTTACCGTCTTGTTAGCGAACACACCATCGAAGCCAACATCCTCCGCAAAGCCAGCCAGAAGCAAATGCTCGACGACGTTGTCATTCAAGAGGGCGAGTTCACCACGGATTACTTCAACAAGATCTCTGTTCGCGACGTCATTACCACAAGCGGAGAGATTTGTGCCAACGAAAACGACGTTGCCGCCAACGCCGCCATGGATAGGGTCCTTGGCGGCGTGGAGAGCACCAACCCGCGCAACGTCGGCCGTGTACTCGAGCAGGCAGAAGACAAGGAGGATGTCGCTGCGGCGAGAGTGGCCGAGAAGGAAATCCAGGAAGATGAGGCTGACTTTtcggagcagcagccttctggGGTGTCGAGTGCAAGGAATGGTACACCACGTGAAGGGACGGAGCCACCGATATCAGCAACGACGAAGCCGTCTGGTCTTGGGCTGTTTTCTGAGTctgctgatgatggcgaagttgtggaagtggaagaaaaggaggtaGAATACAATGcttggggggagaggatgcaGACTATTGACGATTATATGCTCAAGTTTATGACGGCTGCGCTGGAAGGGACGCCGTTGGATCTGCCAAAGGATAAGAAGAAGAgtaagaagaaggggaaggataCAAGGAAGAGGTAG
- a CDS encoding hypothetical protein (EggNog:ENOG503P6XZ) has product MPTPEAGNILSIPAYTPDADSALQEITWSQSLRTKKANYYIVKAKNITQNQADVLLYIQDIFYKDESSPTHLSKLPDAKKEGDNFILPINDKFQYGQKNAQGENRWLVLHDKDNKLYQHRFIVATVQGHAAEWAKTLANSFGAGELASQVTSIGKSFVGHYLHTF; this is encoded by the exons ATGCCCACCCCCGAAGCAGGCaacatcctctccatcccgGCTTACACCCCCGACGCGGACTCCGCCCTCCAAGAAATCACCTGGTCCCAATCCCTCCgcaccaagaaggccaacTACTACATCGTCAAAGCAAAAAACATCACCCAAAACCAAGCCGACGTCCTCCTCTACATCCAAGACATCTTCTACAAGGACGAGTCCAGCCCCACTCACCTGAGCAAGCTCCCCGATGCCAAAAAAGAAGGCG ACaacttcatcctccccatcaacgaCAAATTCCAATACGGCCAAAAGAACGCCCAAGGCGAGAACCGCTGGCTCGTCCTCCacgacaaggacaacaagcTCTACCAGCACCGCTTCATCGTCGCAACTGTGCAGGGCCATGCCGCCGAGTGGGCCAAGACGCTGGCCAACTCGTTCGGTGCCGGCGAGCTCGCCTCTCAGGTTACCAGCATCGGCAAGAGCTTTGTCGGTCACTACCTGCATACCTTTTAA
- a CDS encoding hypothetical protein (EggNog:ENOG503P42G; COG:C) — MLSSRIVRAAPLRTAALAVRRLPLIQTRTFLPESMVGRAKLDEKYPDSDYPKLTAAEDPEMNGGYINPPRVKRQFRDPHADWWDKQERRNLGEPVHEDNDILGIFSTYEYTWISPGKGLAQVGAFIVVFLGVVFTVKQVYPDRVSYPREFEGGLVRELGGEGGIRARMEGDEDP, encoded by the exons ATGCTGTCCAGTCGAATTGTGCGGGCAGCGCCCCTCCGGACTGCCGCCCTTGCGGTTCGCCGACTCCCCCTCATTCAGACCCGAACTTTCCTCCCCGAGTCCATGGTCGGCCGCGCCAAGCTTGACGAGAAGTACCCCGACTCCGACTACCCCAAGCTGACTGCGGCTGAGGATCCCGAAATG AACGGCGGTTATATCAACCCTCCCCGTGTCAAGCGCCAATTCCGTGACCCTCACGCCGACTGGTGGGACAAACAGGAGCGCAGAAACTTGGGCGAGCCGGTTCACGAAGACAACGATATTCTGGGCATATTCTCCACCTACGAGTACACATGGATCAGCCCTGGCAAGGGTCTGGCCCAGGTTGGCGCCTTCATTGTGGTCTTCCTCGGCGTTGTCTTCACCGTCAAGCAGGTTTACCCAGACCGTGTCAGCTACCCCAGAGAGTTTGAGGGTGGTTTGGTCAGGGAActgggtggagagggtggtatCCGC GCCAGAATGGAAGGTGATGAGGACCCCTGA